The following coding sequences lie in one Bacteroidota bacterium genomic window:
- a CDS encoding NAD-dependent epimerase/dehydratase family protein, with protein sequence MIFVTGGTGMLGAQLLVQLTAQGFHVKALKRANSDMHLVRKMFGWYSPDPENHFQKVKWVEGDLLDNFFLEEQLVGVTTVYHCAAMVSFDPADRQQMKLVNAEGTARLVNAMLRIPGIRLCHVSSIAAIGSNDNGSEADENSLWKYDSQTSAYSLSKYEAEREVWRGIAEGLNAVIVNPSVILGPGNWQKGSSALFSLAYKGMPFYTNGTTGYVDVRDVAAVMILLTNSPVEGERYIVSAGNLSYREFFTQAALALGSKPPRIAITPWMGEVAWRLYALKGLISGKRTAVTRETARNAQKKKSYTSAKLIAQTGYKFIPPEESIRHYAALFLSDHAG encoded by the coding sequence ATGATATTTGTTACAGGCGGAACCGGAATGCTGGGAGCACAGTTGCTTGTGCAGCTTACGGCACAGGGCTTCCATGTTAAAGCCCTGAAACGGGCAAATTCGGACATGCATCTTGTCAGAAAAATGTTCGGATGGTACAGCCCGGATCCGGAAAATCATTTCCAAAAAGTGAAATGGGTGGAGGGCGACCTGCTCGACAATTTTTTTCTTGAAGAACAGCTCGTTGGTGTTACTACCGTATATCACTGTGCAGCAATGGTTTCGTTCGATCCTGCCGACAGGCAGCAGATGAAACTTGTCAACGCGGAAGGCACAGCCAGGCTGGTGAATGCTATGCTTCGCATTCCGGGTATCAGGCTTTGCCATGTGAGCTCTATCGCAGCCATTGGTTCGAACGATAACGGCAGTGAGGCAGATGAAAACAGCTTGTGGAAATATGATTCGCAAACTTCTGCGTATTCCCTGTCGAAGTACGAGGCCGAGCGGGAAGTGTGGCGGGGAATAGCCGAAGGTCTCAATGCAGTTATTGTCAATCCCTCCGTCATCCTGGGGCCGGGCAACTGGCAGAAAGGCAGCAGCGCGTTGTTTTCGCTTGCTTACAAAGGGATGCCATTCTACACCAACGGGACAACAGGCTACGTGGACGTGCGCGATGTGGCAGCGGTGATGATCCTGCTCACCAATTCGCCCGTGGAGGGAGAACGCTACATCGTTTCGGCCGGCAACCTCAGTTACCGGGAATTTTTCACACAGGCAGCGCTGGCACTGGGCAGCAAGCCCCCGCGTATAGCTATCACACCCTGGATGGGCGAAGTTGCCTGGCGACTGTATGCCCTCAAAGGGCTTATCAGCGGAAAACGCACTGCTGTCACCCGCGAAACTGCCCGCAATGCCCAGAAAAAGAAGAGCTATACCTCCGCAAAGCTTATTGCGCAAACAGGCTACAAATTCATCCCTCCAGAAGAAAGCATCAGGCACTATGCCGCACTTTTCCTTAGCGACCATGCCGGCTGA
- a CDS encoding flavodoxin domain-containing protein: MKKTLILYWAPGGSVEKAARMLQQVIGTDKAELSDVASFQVERLPEFDNLILGTATIGAETWREANDNNKWMEFFEKTRQFDYSKLKVATFALGNQIFYPDHFVDSLGIIRQEIEQLGGKLLGAWPVKGYEFTDSMGYDGDYFFGLALDEDTQPELTEERIRTWVELLAKDMTF; this comes from the coding sequence ATGAAAAAGACTTTGATTCTGTACTGGGCGCCGGGTGGTAGTGTCGAAAAAGCAGCCCGGATGCTTCAGCAAGTCATCGGAACCGATAAAGCCGAGCTTAGCGATGTGGCTTCCTTTCAGGTTGAACGCCTTCCGGAATTCGACAACCTGATCCTCGGCACAGCTACCATCGGGGCTGAAACCTGGCGCGAAGCCAACGACAACAACAAGTGGATGGAGTTTTTCGAAAAAACCCGGCAATTTGATTACTCAAAACTCAAGGTTGCCACCTTTGCCCTTGGAAATCAGATCTTTTACCCCGATCATTTTGTGGACAGCCTTGGCATTATCAGGCAGGAAATAGAGCAACTGGGCGGAAAGCTTCTGGGCGCCTGGCCGGTTAAAGGTTATGAGTTCACCGACTCAATGGGCTACGACGGAGATTATTTCTTTGGGCTTGCCCTGGATGAGGACACCCAGCCGGAGCTTACGGAGGAACGCATCCGGACATGGGTTGAGCTTCTTGCAAAAGATATGACATTTTAA
- the lnt gene encoding apolipoprotein N-acyltransferase, translating to MKKIHLIALTVLSGILLSAAWPARGLSFVIFFAWVPLLYVQQELGNRKQRGMFRLAWLSFLVWNTLTTWWIWNSTEIGAIAAIGLNSLFMALVFKAFHFTKTHLYDNKKGNLVLVFLWLAWEWFHLHWDLSWPWLNLGHVFSGQTRWIQWYEYTGVAGGSAWVLLVNILFFNALKQFQEENYRINTAIRRLLPVMLLVLLPIVISQFIYFRYEETEDPVDVVVVQPNLDPYSEQYNLSPSEVIERNLSLALRAMGPQTDYVIAPESAIQEEIWEEQLHLSPSLQQLQAFIDQHPHTALVIGASTFSFVPRGEENDPAARKFRTMEGYYYAYNTAFHLDSSGRRQLYHKSKLTPGVEKMPSWTILKPLRNYAIDLGGTVGTLKTDNYRKVFSHPQGRIKPAPVICYESVYGEFVAGYMRNGANVIFIITNDGWWGHTPGHRQHLLFAPLRAIETRRSIARSANTGISAFVDQRGDLYQKTPYWEEAVIRQKINLNQKITFYVRYGDFISRISAFLAVVFLVYATLRAYLKTTGYFKLRQPRP from the coding sequence ATGAAAAAAATTCATCTTATTGCCTTGACTGTGCTCAGCGGAATCTTGCTTAGCGCTGCCTGGCCTGCCAGAGGATTGAGTTTTGTTATTTTTTTCGCCTGGGTTCCCCTGCTCTATGTGCAGCAGGAACTGGGCAACCGCAAGCAAAGAGGTATGTTCAGGCTGGCCTGGCTCAGCTTTTTGGTATGGAACACCCTGACTACCTGGTGGATATGGAACTCCACCGAGATAGGCGCAATCGCAGCCATTGGTCTGAACAGCCTTTTTATGGCACTGGTATTCAAGGCGTTTCACTTTACAAAGACGCACCTTTACGACAATAAAAAGGGCAATCTGGTACTGGTATTTTTATGGCTGGCGTGGGAGTGGTTTCACCTGCACTGGGACCTCAGCTGGCCCTGGCTCAATCTGGGGCATGTGTTCAGTGGACAAACCCGGTGGATACAGTGGTACGAATACACCGGAGTGGCCGGAGGCTCCGCCTGGGTGTTATTGGTCAACATATTGTTTTTCAACGCTTTAAAACAATTTCAAGAGGAGAATTATCGCATAAATACGGCTATCCGACGCTTGCTGCCGGTTATGTTGCTGGTGCTTCTGCCAATCGTAATCTCCCAATTCATCTACTTCAGATATGAAGAAACCGAAGATCCGGTTGATGTGGTGGTTGTTCAGCCCAACCTGGATCCATATTCCGAACAATACAATCTGTCGCCCTCCGAAGTCATTGAACGCAATCTTAGCCTTGCCCTGCGGGCCATGGGGCCGCAGACCGATTATGTCATAGCCCCTGAGTCGGCCATTCAGGAAGAAATCTGGGAAGAGCAGCTGCACCTTTCACCAAGTTTGCAGCAACTGCAGGCTTTCATCGATCAGCACCCGCACACGGCCTTGGTCATTGGTGCCAGCACATTCAGTTTTGTGCCCCGGGGCGAGGAAAACGATCCCGCTGCCCGAAAGTTTCGCACCATGGAGGGCTATTATTATGCTTATAACACAGCTTTTCATCTTGACAGCAGCGGACGGCGCCAGCTTTACCATAAATCGAAACTCACGCCAGGGGTCGAAAAAATGCCTTCGTGGACCATACTGAAACCCCTGCGCAACTATGCCATTGACCTGGGTGGAACCGTGGGCACACTCAAAACCGACAACTACCGCAAGGTATTCTCGCATCCGCAAGGCCGGATCAAGCCTGCTCCGGTGATCTGCTACGAAAGTGTGTATGGCGAGTTTGTGGCCGGATATATGCGCAATGGCGCCAATGTAATCTTTATCATTACCAACGACGGCTGGTGGGGCCACACCCCCGGGCACCGGCAACACCTGCTTTTTGCACCTCTGCGGGCAATCGAAACCCGACGCAGCATAGCCAGATCAGCCAATACCGGCATTTCGGCATTTGTGGATCAACGCGGCGACCTGTACCAAAAAACACCCTATTGGGAGGAAGCGGTGATCCGCCAGAAAATCAACCTCAACCAGAAGATCACATTTTACGTGCGATACGGAGACTTCATCTCTCGCATATCTGCCTTCCTCGCAGTGGTCTTTCTGGTATATGCCACATTGCGCGCCTACCTGAAAACGACCGGTTACTTTAAATTGCGCCAACCAAGGCCGTAA
- a CDS encoding L,D-transpeptidase — MKKALVLVTALLLITFSTLAALHFFSAKPPVGLLEQTHRDIAAARESEARAYELALITEAEKLYELAQEELRKENEKLFFTRDYKAVIDLAHRASSKASEAVDKTNSRKLELSTNQKARIEEVREKLAHFEQYYANLPLNKRARQDYTTAKLKFLESEKAYDRQAYLVVENNLNEAKKLISKSVTAAHNHLSDYFSNLPNWKRWVDETISWSLKNNATAIVVDKFAHKCYVYHDGKLVREFDAELGPNWIGDKNYRGDKATPEGKYHVTKLKTGKNTIYYKALLINYPNDEDKARYRQNVRNGKVPNRGPGNLIEIHGGGGRGVNWTDGCVALSNDDMDKLWRYVSVGTPVTIVGSTRSLQEINGH, encoded by the coding sequence ATGAAGAAGGCGCTTGTTCTTGTTACTGCTCTGCTTTTGATTACTTTTTCCACCCTTGCTGCCCTGCATTTTTTTTCAGCTAAACCTCCTGTAGGGTTGCTCGAACAAACCCATCGCGACATTGCCGCCGCACGCGAATCGGAGGCCAGAGCATATGAACTTGCCCTGATAACCGAAGCTGAGAAACTATACGAACTGGCACAGGAAGAACTCCGCAAGGAAAATGAGAAGCTCTTTTTTACTCGCGACTACAAAGCCGTGATCGATCTGGCACACAGGGCTTCATCCAAAGCTTCAGAAGCAGTGGACAAAACCAATAGCCGAAAGCTGGAGCTGAGCACCAACCAGAAAGCCAGAATCGAAGAAGTGCGCGAAAAACTTGCACATTTCGAGCAGTACTATGCCAACCTGCCACTGAATAAACGTGCCAGGCAGGACTATACCACAGCCAAACTGAAATTCCTTGAATCGGAAAAAGCCTACGATCGCCAGGCGTATCTGGTGGTCGAAAACAACCTCAATGAAGCGAAAAAGCTCATCAGTAAATCGGTTACAGCAGCACATAATCACCTGAGCGATTATTTTTCTAACCTCCCCAACTGGAAACGATGGGTGGACGAAACCATCAGCTGGTCGCTAAAAAACAATGCTACTGCCATCGTGGTTGACAAGTTTGCCCACAAATGCTACGTGTATCACGACGGAAAACTGGTCAGGGAATTCGATGCCGAACTTGGCCCAAACTGGATTGGAGATAAAAATTACAGAGGCGACAAGGCCACACCTGAGGGTAAGTATCACGTTACCAAGCTTAAAACCGGAAAAAATACCATCTACTACAAAGCGCTGCTCATCAATTACCCTAACGATGAGGATAAAGCCAGATACCGCCAGAATGTGCGTAATGGCAAAGTACCAAACCGCGGCCCGGGCAACCTGATCGAAATACACGGAGGAGGAGGAAGAGGCGTCAACTGGACTGATGGATGTGTGGCACTGAGCAACGATGATATGGACAAGCTCTGGCGGTATGTGTCGGTTGGCACGCCCGTCACCATCGTCGGTTCGACAAGAAGTCTGCAGGAAATTAACGGTCATTGA
- a CDS encoding sigma-54-dependent Fis family transcriptional regulator: MDQIRQILIVDDEEHVRYSLRKLLKKPGFEIMEATNGLDALRKLESNEPDLMLMDIEMPGMNGLEAIQKIKALYPSLPVIIITAYGTTERVIAAMKYGAFEYLEKPFDIMRLQALVSEALEIRRLARAHQPSEKTGNIAVPGTMIGESPAMKEVFKMIGRVAASDVSVLITGESGTGKELVAKAIHQYSDRSSKPFVAINCAAIPENLLESELFGHEKGAFTDAHQAKAGKFEQAEGGTLFLDEIGDMSLSLQAKLLRVLQDNTFQRLGSNKILHSSTRIISATNKNLENAIAQGKFREDLFYRLKVIAINIPPLRVRRDDIAPLTFHFLNRYSAEMKKTPPTLPAESMDLLLNHHWPGNVRELENLMKRLILLSKANVITPEQISAELSQSAAEIAQPKSDAEAFNPADAEGKLYDLVIGKAEEELIRKTLTWCKGNLSKTSKMLGISRAMLYERMNKYGINTPDDHQPN, translated from the coding sequence ATGGACCAAATCAGACAAATACTCATTGTGGACGACGAGGAGCATGTGCGCTATTCGCTCCGAAAACTCCTCAAAAAACCCGGGTTCGAGATAATGGAAGCCACCAATGGCCTGGATGCCTTGCGGAAACTCGAATCGAACGAACCCGACCTGATGCTGATGGATATCGAAATGCCCGGAATGAACGGACTGGAAGCAATTCAAAAAATAAAAGCACTGTATCCATCGCTGCCTGTGATTATCATCACTGCCTACGGCACAACCGAACGCGTGATAGCTGCCATGAAATACGGGGCATTCGAATACCTCGAAAAACCCTTCGACATTATGCGGCTCCAGGCGCTTGTATCGGAAGCGCTCGAAATCAGGCGACTGGCCAGGGCACACCAACCATCAGAAAAAACCGGAAACATAGCCGTACCGGGTACCATGATTGGCGAAAGCCCGGCCATGAAAGAAGTATTCAAGATGATCGGAAGAGTAGCCGCCAGCGATGTGAGTGTGTTGATTACAGGCGAGAGCGGCACCGGTAAGGAGCTGGTTGCCAAGGCTATCCACCAGTATAGCGACCGTTCGTCCAAACCCTTTGTTGCCATCAATTGTGCAGCCATACCCGAAAATCTGCTCGAAAGCGAACTCTTTGGCCACGAAAAAGGCGCATTCACCGATGCCCACCAGGCCAAGGCCGGAAAGTTCGAACAAGCCGAAGGGGGCACCCTGTTTCTCGACGAAATAGGCGACATGAGTCTTTCGCTTCAGGCCAAACTGCTCAGGGTGTTGCAGGACAACACCTTTCAACGGCTTGGAAGCAATAAGATTCTCCATTCTTCGACCCGTATCATCTCTGCCACAAACAAAAACCTGGAAAATGCCATCGCTCAGGGAAAGTTTCGCGAAGACCTCTTCTACCGGCTGAAAGTGATTGCCATCAACATCCCTCCACTCAGGGTGCGCCGCGACGACATCGCTCCGCTCACATTTCATTTCCTCAACCGATACAGCGCCGAAATGAAAAAGACCCCTCCCACCCTCCCGGCCGAAAGCATGGATCTGCTGCTAAACCATCATTGGCCGGGCAACGTGCGCGAGCTTGAAAACCTTATGAAACGCCTCATCCTGCTCAGCAAGGCCAACGTCATCACCCCGGAACAAATTTCGGCCGAGCTGAGTCAGTCAGCCGCCGAAATCGCACAACCAAAATCTGATGCAGAAGCTTTTAATCCTGCCGATGCAGAAGGAAAACTCTACGACCTCGTTATCGGTAAAGCAGAAGAGGAGCTTATCCGCAAAACCCTCACCTGGTGCAAGGGCAACCTTTCAAAAACATCCAAAATGCTCGGTATCTCCAGAGCCATGCTCTATGAGCGGATGAATAAATACGGGATCAACACCCCGGATGATCACCAACCCAACTGA
- the hflX gene encoding GTPase HflX: MSKNISTALKPERAVVVGIITPEQPRSKVEDYLTELEFLVDTAGGIPVRRFTQTLPAANSKTYVGSGKLEEIVQYVKAENIDMVVFDDELGASQIRNLEKALGCKVLDRTTLILDIFAKRARTAHAKAQVELAQYQYLLPRLTRMWTHLERQRGGIGLRGPGETEIETDRRVIRDKIAQLKEKLREIDTQKAVQRKNRGKLIRVALVGYTNVGKSTIMNMLSKSDVFAENKLFATLDTTVRKVVVDNLPFLLSDTVGFIRKLPHDLIESFKSTLDEVRESDILLHVVDVSHPEFEEQIGIVNQTLAELGAAEKKTILIFNKIDAYAHPVMDEDEFDLTRPERPSLETLKQQWEQKTNQPVIFISALHRENYAALRELLYREIRDMHAIRYPYDDFLY, encoded by the coding sequence ATGTCCAAAAACATCTCAACCGCACTAAAACCCGAGCGTGCCGTGGTGGTGGGGATCATCACCCCCGAGCAGCCACGCAGCAAAGTGGAAGACTACCTGACTGAGCTGGAGTTTCTGGTTGATACGGCCGGAGGTATTCCCGTGAGGCGTTTTACACAAACTTTGCCTGCTGCAAACAGCAAAACCTATGTGGGCTCGGGCAAGCTGGAGGAAATAGTGCAATACGTCAAGGCCGAAAACATTGATATGGTGGTGTTCGACGACGAATTGGGCGCTTCGCAGATTCGCAATCTCGAAAAAGCACTCGGCTGCAAAGTGCTCGACCGAACTACCCTCATCCTCGACATTTTTGCAAAACGCGCACGCACCGCTCATGCGAAAGCCCAGGTAGAACTTGCACAATACCAATATCTTCTGCCACGGCTTACCAGGATGTGGACCCACCTTGAACGCCAGCGTGGAGGCATCGGACTTCGAGGCCCCGGTGAAACCGAAATTGAAACCGACCGCCGGGTGATCCGCGATAAAATTGCCCAACTCAAAGAAAAGCTGCGCGAGATAGACACCCAAAAGGCTGTGCAACGCAAAAACCGCGGCAAGCTCATCCGCGTTGCCCTGGTTGGCTACACCAACGTGGGCAAATCCACCATCATGAATATGCTCAGCAAGAGCGATGTGTTTGCCGAAAACAAACTATTTGCCACACTCGATACCACAGTGCGCAAAGTGGTGGTGGACAATCTGCCATTCCTGCTGTCCGACACCGTCGGCTTTATCCGCAAGCTCCCGCACGACCTGATTGAGTCGTTCAAATCGACACTCGATGAGGTGCGCGAATCGGATATCCTGCTTCATGTGGTGGACGTGTCTCATCCGGAGTTTGAAGAACAAATCGGCATCGTCAACCAAACCCTCGCCGAACTGGGTGCAGCCGAAAAAAAAACGATTCTGATTTTCAATAAGATAGATGCTTACGCTCATCCGGTTATGGACGAAGACGAGTTCGACCTTACCCGTCCGGAAAGGCCCAGCCTGGAAACTTTGAAACAACAATGGGAACAAAAAACCAACCAGCCGGTGATTTTTATCTCGGCACTGCATCGCGAAAATTATGCAGCACTGCGCGAACTGCTTTACCGGGAAATCAGGGATATGCATGCCATCCGCTATCCGTATGATGACTTCCTTTACTAA
- a CDS encoding transporter substrate-binding domain-containing protein: MKIKLHLPFIVFTLGALLVSCHSPKQAPENTITTDSLPSALQQIAAEGRIKVLTNYSAINYYIYRGEPVGYQYEMVKSLASSLGLRLELSVERDIDEAFRKLASGEAHLLAMDLTVTSGRQKEFDFTEPIFITRQVLVQRLPRNWQLMQTRNELENNMIRTSLELAGKTVHVQSGTVHRRRLEVLSDEIGDTIYIVDDERSPEALIKAVSKGEIPLAVVDEHMATAFIRDYPNIDIKTPVSFQQRIAWALRKEQDNELLEEVNSWLRAFMASAESRMLYDKYFGPGFRIKLQSEYHSFHEKGKLSPYDDIIRDVAAEIGWDWRLLASLIYQESEFKPSVVSWAGAFGLMQLMPPVMELYGIDQTATPEQQIKVGGKYILYLDKQIPETITDPVERVKFVLAAYNSGVGHVLDARRLAVKYNKNPDVWTGNVDFFMRNKSRPAFYNDPVSYYGYVRGEETFLFVEQVMERFEHYKNLLPDKKKR; this comes from the coding sequence ATGAAGATTAAGTTGCACCTGCCATTCATAGTTTTTACACTTGGGGCACTGCTGGTTTCATGCCATTCGCCAAAACAAGCTCCGGAAAATACCATCACAACCGACAGCCTGCCATCGGCACTGCAGCAGATTGCGGCTGAAGGCCGGATAAAAGTGCTCACCAACTACAGCGCAATCAATTACTACATCTATCGTGGCGAGCCTGTTGGCTACCAATACGAGATGGTAAAATCGCTTGCCTCCTCGCTCGGGTTGAGGCTCGAATTGTCGGTGGAACGGGATATTGACGAAGCATTTCGCAAGCTTGCTTCAGGTGAAGCCCACCTACTGGCCATGGACCTGACGGTAACTTCCGGCCGGCAGAAAGAATTCGACTTTACTGAGCCGATATTCATTACCCGACAGGTACTGGTGCAAAGGTTGCCCCGCAACTGGCAGTTGATGCAAACCCGAAATGAGCTGGAAAATAACATGATACGAACGAGCCTTGAGCTTGCCGGCAAGACCGTGCATGTGCAATCGGGCACAGTGCACCGCCGCAGGCTGGAAGTATTGTCGGATGAGATAGGCGACACGATTTACATTGTTGACGATGAGCGCAGCCCCGAGGCACTTATAAAAGCGGTCTCAAAAGGTGAGATTCCTCTGGCCGTTGTTGACGAGCATATGGCTACAGCATTTATTCGCGATTACCCGAACATCGACATCAAAACCCCCGTCAGTTTTCAGCAACGTATTGCCTGGGCGCTTCGCAAAGAGCAGGATAACGAATTGCTTGAGGAGGTCAACAGTTGGCTTCGGGCTTTTATGGCATCTGCCGAATCGCGCATGTTGTATGATAAATATTTCGGACCGGGGTTCAGAATAAAATTGCAGAGCGAATACCATTCGTTTCATGAAAAGGGCAAATTGTCTCCATACGATGATATCATCCGGGATGTGGCGGCAGAGATTGGTTGGGACTGGCGCCTGTTGGCTTCGCTCATCTATCAGGAGTCGGAATTTAAGCCTTCGGTCGTTAGCTGGGCGGGGGCTTTTGGCCTGATGCAACTGATGCCGCCGGTGATGGAGCTCTACGGCATCGATCAGACCGCCACACCTGAGCAACAGATCAAGGTTGGGGGAAAATATATTCTTTATCTGGACAAACAAATTCCTGAAACGATCACCGATCCTGTAGAGCGTGTAAAATTTGTGCTGGCAGCCTACAACAGCGGGGTGGGCCATGTGCTCGATGCGCGCAGGCTGGCTGTTAAATACAATAAAAATCCTGATGTCTGGACCGGAAATGTGGATTTCTTTATGCGCAACAAATCAAGACCGGCATTCTACAACGATCCGGTTTCGTATTACGGATATGTGCGCGGTGAGGAGACCTTCCTGTTCGTCGAGCAGGTCATGGAAAGGTTTGAGCACTACAAAAACCTGCTGCCCGATAAGAAAAAGCGCTGA
- a CDS encoding tRNA-dihydrouridine synthase family protein encodes MTTHLGPFQGITDVWFRQIFAQHFEGVDKFYTPFFGSIHSSTSRHFRSDELDPRLNEEQNLVPQLLTNQAGELERFAIQCHTLGYNEININMGCPWPQVSSKKRGCGLMPHPSMVAELLQPVRNLPVKVSVKCRLGLHDASELSALMPVFEQSGISTLIVHARTGVQLYKGKAFPEVLSRMLGETRIPIVYNGDIFQPDDLKYLNELFPKLEGIMLGRGLLADPFLAGDIKGSTKYPGMDQRLLAVRKFTETLYLRRTARRSRLQAIPGPMKELWWYLSRSFDQPAEVWRLIRKARTADSFLEAQAVIFRQFAWLGRGFARCSSDMIEQKQQE; translated from the coding sequence ATGACCACTCACCTCGGACCTTTTCAGGGAATCACCGATGTGTGGTTCCGGCAAATATTTGCGCAACATTTTGAGGGTGTGGATAAATTTTATACACCTTTTTTCGGAAGCATTCACAGTTCAACCAGCCGCCATTTCCGTTCCGACGAACTCGACCCCAGGCTGAACGAGGAACAGAACCTTGTGCCACAATTACTTACAAATCAGGCCGGGGAGCTTGAGCGGTTTGCCATCCAGTGCCACACCCTTGGATACAACGAAATCAATATCAACATGGGCTGCCCCTGGCCTCAGGTAAGCTCAAAAAAGCGCGGATGCGGATTGATGCCCCATCCCTCCATGGTGGCCGAATTGTTGCAACCGGTTAGAAACCTGCCGGTGAAGGTATCGGTGAAATGCCGGTTGGGCTTGCATGATGCCAGCGAACTCAGCGCACTTATGCCTGTATTTGAGCAATCAGGGATCAGTACCCTCATTGTGCATGCCCGAACGGGGGTGCAACTATACAAAGGAAAGGCATTTCCCGAAGTGTTGAGCCGCATGTTGGGTGAGACCAGAATACCGATCGTTTACAATGGTGACATATTCCAGCCCGATGATCTTAAATATCTCAACGAACTTTTTCCGAAGCTCGAGGGCATCATGCTGGGCCGTGGTTTGCTGGCCGATCCTTTTCTGGCGGGCGACATCAAGGGCAGCACAAAATATCCCGGCATGGACCAGCGCTTGCTGGCAGTAAGAAAATTCACCGAAACCCTCTATTTACGCCGTACAGCCCGCCGAAGCCGGTTGCAGGCCATTCCCGGCCCGATGAAAGAGCTGTGGTGGTACCTGAGCCGTTCGTTCGATCAGCCAGCCGAAGTTTGGCGTTTGATACGAAAAGCCCGTACGGCCGACAGCTTCCTGGAAGCACAGGCAGTAATATTCAGGCAATTTGCCTGGCTGGGCAGGGGATTTGCCCGTTGTTCGTCGGACATGATTGAGCAAAAACAGCAAGAATAA
- a CDS encoding L,D-transpeptidase, whose protein sequence is MQEKAIGLIRSKSYDDLALRMSQTEPESYLAKLEKDIREYRKKINSFLPVQPYILINTTLNRFRLFDKNGSLIREGLVSTGSYTLLRGNNRQWMFKTPRGQLKVLGKTKNPVWVRPDWAFIEEGLKVPPAGHPSRFEYGTLGDYSLNLGNGYLIHGTLYKRFLGLPVTHGCVRMGDEDLEATFKTLQLGSRVYIY, encoded by the coding sequence ATGCAGGAAAAGGCAATTGGCCTGATACGGAGCAAAAGCTATGATGACCTTGCACTGAGAATGTCGCAGACAGAACCGGAATCCTATCTTGCGAAACTCGAAAAAGACATCAGGGAATACAGAAAAAAAATCAACTCGTTCTTGCCTGTTCAACCGTATATTCTCATCAACACCACGCTCAACCGGTTCAGACTTTTCGACAAAAATGGCAGCCTCATCCGCGAAGGGCTGGTATCGACCGGGAGCTATACTTTGCTCAGGGGCAACAACCGGCAATGGATGTTTAAAACCCCGCGCGGACAACTGAAAGTGCTTGGTAAAACCAAAAATCCTGTTTGGGTAAGGCCCGATTGGGCATTCATCGAAGAAGGTTTGAAAGTTCCGCCGGCCGGTCACCCCTCGCGTTTTGAATATGGCACCCTCGGCGATTACTCACTCAACCTCGGCAACGGCTACCTTATCCATGGCACGCTATACAAGCGTTTTCTCGGACTGCCTGTCACCCACGGTTGCGTGCGCATGGGCGACGAAGATCTCGAGGCAACTTTTAAGACCTTGCAGCTGGGTTCAAGGGTATATATTTACTAA